The proteins below are encoded in one region of Halorarum halophilum:
- a CDS encoding glycosyltransferase has product MRVLQLVTTESAFFQKQVEALERQGVSCTTVSLEKRGSDGRSVRAYGDLYRRLLSEVSGEFDLVHANYGLVGPLAVAQPCRPLVLTLWGSEIMGEAGWLDAVSAWTARRSDAVVAPSASVSRQLDCEHHVVPFGVDTDLFRPIPRADARERLGWDQDADIALFPYDPARSIKNYPLAESVVDRAEGDVTLKTVFDVPYERIPLYMNASDALLVTSRRESGPMVVKEATACDVPVVSTDVGFVADVLEGVEGSSVCSSHGQLVEGLEAALAADGRADGRDRFDAMGLDRMGERLVDVYHEALGRRGEAAPIEGVADVRA; this is encoded by the coding sequence ATGCGCGTCCTCCAGCTCGTCACCACGGAGTCGGCGTTCTTCCAGAAGCAGGTCGAGGCGCTCGAACGGCAGGGCGTCTCGTGTACCACCGTCTCGCTCGAGAAGCGCGGGAGCGACGGCCGCTCGGTCCGCGCCTACGGCGACCTCTACAGGCGGCTGCTCTCGGAGGTCTCGGGCGAGTTCGACCTCGTCCACGCCAACTACGGGCTCGTCGGGCCGCTCGCCGTGGCCCAGCCGTGCCGCCCCCTGGTCCTCACCCTCTGGGGGTCGGAGATCATGGGCGAGGCCGGCTGGCTCGACGCGGTGAGCGCGTGGACCGCCCGCCGGAGCGACGCGGTCGTCGCCCCGTCCGCGTCCGTCTCGCGACAGCTCGACTGCGAGCACCACGTCGTCCCCTTCGGCGTGGACACCGACCTGTTCCGACCGATCCCGCGGGCCGACGCCCGCGAGCGGCTGGGCTGGGACCAGGACGCCGACATCGCGCTCTTCCCGTACGACCCCGCCCGGTCGATCAAGAACTACCCCCTCGCGGAGTCGGTCGTGGACCGGGCCGAGGGCGACGTCACCCTGAAGACCGTGTTCGACGTCCCCTACGAACGGATTCCGCTGTACATGAACGCGAGCGACGCCCTGCTCGTGACCTCGCGCCGCGAGAGCGGACCGATGGTCGTGAAGGAGGCGACGGCGTGCGACGTCCCCGTCGTGTCGACGGACGTCGGCTTCGTCGCCGACGTGCTCGAGGGCGTCGAGGGCTCGTCGGTCTGCTCGTCGCACGGGCAGCTCGTCGAGGGGCTCGAGGCGGCGCTGGCCGCCGATGGTCGCGCGGACGGGCGCGACCGGTTCGACGCGATGGGGCTCGACCGGATGGGCGAACGCCTCGTCGACGTGTACCACGAGGCGCTCGGTCGACGTGGGGAGGCGGCTCCGATCGAGGGGGTGGCCGATGTACGAGCGTAA
- a CDS encoding asparagine synthase-related protein: MKKELFGVFGDRSEFGKFRSETEFDRVVEGGTATVGIRDVGLGIPGRSTVYSGDGGVCVLWGEVYTPKSTGMDPARWLLGRYDEVGMGALSELNGSYLAFIDDGDEAFVATDPARTWECYFTDAPGSRVFGTDPGAVSDGIQSPETAEKPLLEFLHLGVVLGDRTTIRQLRRVPFDGCLYADSTAELSRFVYEPTEFDYVQELADRLERALARRAKHPGRKGLLLSGGYDSRTILAGLPNIDTCYTVGSASSAETKVAKNISEQYGVPHHLLSVDERYLNREGDAIEYGHGIKESIHIHHAAYDTEIDVDTIYHGLLWDTFFRGHFLPTDRVNVAGYELPWNRLDPEPSVAETLVEDKFGFIPSDRDLVPDSEYSGDGETLVKEAVDEQLVGQSDRYDSIYNAIDLVGIQNQPTMPFRYHLADNYLESFIVADSELIDWHLKTPPEHRNTGTLLKAIRRIDDDILKHRPPDRPYDSVQLNSVQNFIRKKLPFVSGFNGSWPDRTRHYDRNQYDQRLFAECPEIHDLPPRLKLRINDITAWLDETSDDESAISAHVLCPPA; this comes from the coding sequence ATGAAGAAGGAACTGTTCGGCGTGTTCGGGGACCGCTCGGAGTTCGGCAAGTTCAGGTCCGAGACGGAGTTCGACCGCGTCGTCGAGGGGGGGACTGCGACCGTGGGCATCCGCGACGTCGGGCTCGGGATCCCCGGTCGGTCGACGGTCTACTCCGGCGACGGGGGCGTCTGCGTCCTCTGGGGCGAGGTGTACACCCCCAAGAGCACGGGGATGGACCCCGCCAGGTGGCTCCTCGGCCGGTACGACGAGGTCGGGATGGGCGCGCTGTCGGAGCTGAACGGCTCCTACCTCGCGTTCATCGACGACGGGGACGAGGCGTTCGTCGCCACCGACCCCGCGCGGACGTGGGAGTGTTACTTCACGGACGCCCCGGGGAGTCGCGTGTTCGGAACCGACCCGGGGGCGGTCTCGGACGGCATCCAGTCGCCCGAGACGGCCGAGAAGCCGCTGCTGGAGTTCCTGCACCTGGGCGTCGTGCTCGGCGACAGGACGACGATCCGGCAACTCCGGCGCGTGCCCTTCGACGGGTGTCTCTACGCCGACTCCACGGCCGAGCTCAGCCGGTTCGTGTACGAGCCGACGGAGTTCGACTACGTGCAGGAGCTCGCGGACCGGCTCGAACGCGCGCTCGCGCGGCGGGCCAAACACCCCGGACGGAAGGGGCTCCTCCTGAGCGGCGGCTACGACTCGCGGACCATCCTGGCGGGACTGCCGAACATCGACACGTGTTACACCGTCGGGTCCGCCTCGAGCGCCGAGACGAAGGTGGCGAAGAACATCTCCGAGCAGTACGGCGTTCCCCACCACCTGCTGAGCGTCGACGAGCGGTACCTCAACCGCGAGGGCGACGCCATCGAGTACGGCCACGGCATCAAGGAGTCCATCCACATCCACCACGCGGCGTACGACACGGAAATCGACGTGGACACCATCTACCACGGGCTACTCTGGGACACCTTCTTCCGGGGGCACTTCCTGCCGACCGACCGGGTCAACGTGGCGGGGTACGAGCTCCCGTGGAACCGGCTCGACCCGGAGCCGAGCGTCGCCGAGACGCTCGTCGAGGACAAGTTCGGGTTCATCCCGAGCGATCGGGACCTCGTCCCCGACAGCGAGTACAGCGGCGACGGCGAGACGCTGGTGAAGGAGGCCGTCGACGAGCAGCTCGTCGGGCAGTCCGACCGGTACGACTCGATCTACAACGCCATCGACCTGGTCGGGATCCAGAACCAGCCGACGATGCCGTTCCGGTACCACCTCGCCGACAACTACCTCGAGTCGTTCATCGTCGCGGACAGCGAGCTCATCGACTGGCACCTCAAGACGCCGCCGGAGCACCGGAACACCGGTACGCTCCTGAAGGCCATCCGGCGCATCGACGACGACATCCTGAAGCACCGCCCGCCGGACCGACCGTACGACTCGGTCCAGCTGAACTCGGTCCAGAACTTCATCCGGAAGAAGCTCCCGTTCGTCTCGGGGTTCAACGGGTCCTGGCCCGACCGCACGCGCCACTACGACCGGAACCAGTACGACCAGCGGCTCTTCGCGGAATGCCCGGAGATCCACGACCTCCCGCCACGACTGAAGCTCCGCATCAACGACATCACGGCGTGGCTCGACGAGACGTCCGACGACGAATCGGCGATCTCGGCCCACGTCCTCTGCCCACCCGCCTGA
- a CDS encoding DUF7344 domain-containing protein — translation MTIAASSSTKHDVNAVESESDSQSRLTEDQVFHVLQNQRRRWVLKYLEGRDGQVRMRDIAEQVAAWEHDTTVQALTSKERQRVYIPLYQNHLPKLDEEGIIDYNQSRGIVERTRLADQLNPYLDPFEDDDADGEEAETFPWELSYLGAAGVGGALVAGETMGMPVVSMAPDALVGVLVLLLFTVTTIAHVASERVLDQ, via the coding sequence ATGACCATCGCTGCAAGCTCGTCTACCAAGCACGACGTGAACGCCGTGGAGTCGGAGAGCGACAGTCAGAGTCGGCTGACGGAGGACCAGGTGTTCCACGTGCTCCAGAACCAGCGGCGCCGGTGGGTACTGAAGTACCTCGAGGGCCGGGACGGTCAGGTTCGCATGCGCGACATCGCCGAACAGGTGGCCGCGTGGGAGCACGACACGACCGTACAGGCGCTCACATCGAAGGAACGCCAGCGAGTCTACATCCCGCTGTATCAGAACCACCTTCCGAAGCTCGACGAGGAGGGGATCATCGACTACAACCAGAGCCGGGGCATCGTGGAGCGCACGAGGCTGGCCGACCAGCTCAACCCGTACCTGGACCCGTTCGAGGACGACGACGCCGACGGCGAGGAGGCGGAGACGTTCCCCTGGGAGCTCTCCTACCTCGGCGCCGCCGGGGTCGGCGGCGCGCTCGTCGCGGGGGAGACCATGGGAATGCCCGTGGTGTCGATGGCGCCGGACGCCCTCGTCGGCGTCCTCGTCCTCCTCCTGTTCACCGTCACCACGATCGCCCACGTCGCGAGCGAGCGTGTCCTCGACCAGTAA
- a CDS encoding DsbA family protein, translated as MQVAGTAATLSLAGCATVAEQFSSGEGTPGAGGGTGTPVPETDTGSTPGSESTDASGTPDDDSWSTESVTIESPDISLADVPLPEERTQYARMGASDASATATVYGNWKCPYTQDFVLNQLPEVVDRFVRPGDLALEFRALSYQSGEPFLGPDAPRAARAGLSVWDVDPESYWSYFAHVFANQPQERREWAQPSLLVRFAEKSGVNGTQQVQQSIRSNAYAGPVQSTTGAASDLGIATVPRVFANEEITAPTVDFESTLSQLESAVGN; from the coding sequence TTGCAGGTTGCCGGTACGGCGGCGACACTGTCGCTGGCTGGCTGTGCGACCGTGGCGGAGCAGTTCTCGAGTGGCGAAGGTACCCCTGGGGCGGGCGGAGGGACGGGGACGCCGGTCCCCGAGACCGACACGGGGAGCACGCCGGGTTCCGAGTCGACGGACGCGTCCGGGACCCCGGACGACGACTCGTGGTCCACGGAGTCCGTCACCATCGAGTCCCCGGACATCTCGCTGGCCGACGTGCCGCTGCCCGAGGAGCGGACGCAGTACGCCCGGATGGGCGCCTCGGACGCGTCGGCCACCGCGACGGTGTACGGCAACTGGAAGTGCCCGTACACGCAGGACTTCGTCCTGAACCAGCTCCCGGAGGTCGTCGACCGCTTCGTCCGGCCGGGGGACCTGGCGCTCGAGTTCCGGGCGCTGTCCTACCAGTCGGGGGAGCCGTTCCTCGGGCCGGACGCCCCCCGCGCCGCGCGGGCGGGGCTCTCGGTCTGGGACGTCGACCCCGAGTCGTACTGGTCGTACTTCGCGCACGTCTTCGCGAACCAGCCGCAGGAGCGACGCGAGTGGGCGCAGCCGTCCCTCCTCGTCAGGTTCGCCGAGAAGAGCGGCGTGAACGGCACCCAGCAGGTCCAGCAGTCCATCAGGTCGAACGCGTACGCCGGGCCGGTCCAGTCGACGACCGGGGCCGCGAGCGACCTGGGGATCGCGACCGTCCCGCGCGTGTTCGCGAACGAGGAGATCACGGCCCCCACGGTCGACTTCGAGTCGACGCTCTCACAGCTCGAGAGCGCGGTCGGGAACTGA
- a CDS encoding DUF354 domain-containing protein codes for MDVLISVQHPAHVHFYKHAVEELRERGHDTHVFAVDKDVTVDLLDAYDVDHTVLAGRAPGGSVPRAQLTYEYRLWRAARGIGPDVVTGIGGVAASHVAALVGARSVVFTDTEHATLSNRLAFPFADLICTPTCYRDQVGPKQYAYPGYHELAYLHPDRFTPDPDALDDVDVDPDDTFVVFRLVRWDAMHNVGGEGFEDLEDVVERLESTGADVLITSEKSLPPALEEYRATVATHRMHDLLAHADLFVGESGTMTAESAVLGTPSIYVHENDTGLTDDLAEYGLVYPFHGPDRHEAGLEKAIAILEGSEGADWDARRERLLDDRRDTTDVIVERLLHEGAR; via the coding sequence ATGGACGTCCTGATCAGCGTCCAGCACCCCGCGCACGTCCACTTCTACAAGCACGCCGTCGAGGAGCTCCGCGAGCGCGGGCACGACACCCACGTCTTCGCCGTCGACAAGGACGTCACGGTGGACCTGCTCGACGCCTACGACGTGGACCACACCGTCCTCGCCGGACGCGCGCCCGGCGGGTCGGTGCCGCGCGCGCAACTGACCTACGAGTACCGGCTCTGGCGGGCCGCCCGCGGGATCGGGCCGGACGTCGTGACGGGGATCGGCGGCGTCGCCGCCTCCCACGTCGCGGCGCTCGTCGGCGCCCGGAGCGTCGTCTTCACCGACACGGAGCACGCGACCCTCTCGAACCGGCTGGCGTTCCCGTTCGCGGACCTCATCTGCACGCCGACCTGCTACCGCGATCAGGTGGGGCCGAAGCAGTACGCCTACCCCGGCTACCACGAGCTCGCGTACCTGCACCCGGACCGGTTCACGCCCGACCCCGACGCGCTGGACGACGTGGACGTGGACCCCGACGACACGTTCGTCGTCTTCCGACTGGTGCGCTGGGACGCGATGCACAACGTGGGCGGCGAGGGGTTCGAGGACCTCGAGGACGTCGTCGAGCGGCTGGAGTCGACCGGCGCGGACGTCCTCATCACCTCCGAGAAGTCGCTCCCGCCCGCGCTCGAGGAGTACCGCGCGACGGTCGCGACCCACCGGATGCACGACCTGCTCGCCCACGCCGACCTCTTCGTCGGGGAGAGCGGGACGATGACGGCCGAGAGCGCCGTCCTCGGGACGCCGTCGATCTACGTCCACGAGAACGACACCGGGCTGACCGACGACCTGGCGGAGTACGGGCTGGTGTACCCGTTCCACGGGCCCGACCGCCACGAGGCCGGCCTCGAGAAGGCGATCGCCATCCTCGAGGGGAGCGAGGGGGCCGACTGGGATGCCCGGCGAGAGCGCCTCCTCGACGACCGTCGGGACACGACGGACGTGATCGTCGAGCGGCTGCTCCACGAGGGGGCGAGGTGA
- the glmS gene encoding glutamine--fructose-6-phosphate transaminase (isomerizing), whose product MCGIIARIGPDEAIPRVLTGLENLEYRGYDSAGVALQNGSGVSVVKCSGKVNDLKERVDGTHLDGNIGIGHTRWSTHGAPTDENAHPHTNEDGDIAVVHNGIIENHQSLRDKLEETGVRFRSDTDTEVIPHLLDHYYDADTDPHTAFVEAIQQLEGSFAVAAIFDDEDAVFAARRGSPLVMGLGEDQYFLASDVPAFLEYTDEVVYFEDGDVATVRPDGVDITTLEGEPVDREIDTVDWNPEETGKGGYEHYMLKEIDSQPTSLRNTIKGRISPSGDDVDVDAFDPETLSEFSEVQFVACGTSYHAALYGTTLLNEAGVRARTYRASEYQMASDPVTEETLVVSVTQSGETADTLGAMRRASREGATVLTVTNVMGSSAARAADETVYIHAGPEIGVAATKTFSSQTVTLALLAQRLAAHMSGEREHRDLEPALDALTSLPDDLGRMLEGDDAERIANRFLGSDAYFFIGRGLGYPVAKESALKFKEITYEHAEGFASGELKHGPLALVTPQTPVFAVFTGEHDEKTLKNAKEAQTRGAPIVAVAKEGHPAIEATDAHLPIPDTDPMWSGLLANVQLQLVSYHAANELGRSIDKPRNLAKSVTVE is encoded by the coding sequence ATGTGCGGAATCATCGCCCGGATCGGCCCCGACGAGGCCATCCCGCGGGTGCTCACCGGACTCGAGAACCTGGAGTACCGCGGCTACGACTCCGCGGGCGTCGCCCTCCAGAACGGCTCGGGCGTCTCGGTGGTCAAGTGCTCCGGGAAGGTCAATGACCTGAAGGAGCGCGTCGACGGGACCCACCTCGACGGGAACATCGGGATCGGGCACACGAGATGGAGCACCCACGGTGCCCCGACGGACGAGAACGCCCACCCGCACACGAACGAGGACGGCGACATCGCGGTCGTCCACAACGGCATCATCGAGAACCACCAGTCCCTGCGCGACAAGCTCGAGGAGACCGGGGTCCGGTTCCGGAGCGACACGGACACCGAAGTGATCCCCCACCTCCTCGACCACTACTACGACGCGGACACCGACCCGCACACCGCGTTCGTCGAGGCGATCCAGCAGCTCGAGGGGAGCTTCGCCGTCGCCGCGATCTTCGACGACGAGGACGCCGTGTTCGCCGCTCGGCGCGGCTCGCCCCTCGTGATGGGGCTCGGCGAGGACCAGTACTTCCTCGCGAGCGACGTGCCCGCCTTCCTGGAGTACACGGACGAGGTCGTCTACTTCGAGGACGGCGACGTCGCCACGGTCCGCCCGGACGGGGTGGACATCACCACGCTCGAGGGCGAGCCGGTCGACCGCGAGATCGACACGGTCGACTGGAACCCGGAGGAGACCGGCAAGGGCGGCTACGAGCACTACATGCTGAAGGAGATCGACTCCCAGCCGACGTCGCTCAGGAACACCATCAAGGGGCGCATCTCGCCCTCGGGCGACGACGTCGACGTCGACGCCTTCGACCCGGAGACCCTCTCGGAGTTCAGCGAGGTGCAGTTCGTCGCGTGCGGAACGTCGTATCACGCGGCGCTGTACGGCACCACGCTCCTGAACGAGGCCGGGGTGCGCGCCCGCACCTACCGCGCGAGCGAGTACCAGATGGCGTCCGACCCGGTCACCGAGGAGACGCTCGTCGTCTCCGTGACCCAGAGCGGGGAGACCGCCGACACGCTCGGCGCGATGCGCCGGGCGTCCCGCGAGGGCGCGACGGTCCTGACGGTGACGAACGTGATGGGCTCCTCGGCCGCGCGCGCGGCAGACGAGACGGTGTACATCCACGCCGGCCCCGAGATCGGCGTGGCCGCGACAAAGACGTTCTCGTCCCAGACCGTCACGCTGGCGCTGCTCGCACAGCGACTCGCGGCCCACATGAGCGGCGAGCGCGAGCACCGCGACCTCGAACCCGCGCTCGACGCGCTCACGTCCCTGCCGGACGACCTCGGGCGGATGCTCGAGGGGGACGACGCGGAGCGGATCGCGAACCGGTTCCTCGGCAGCGACGCGTACTTCTTCATCGGGCGGGGGCTCGGCTACCCCGTGGCGAAGGAGTCGGCGCTCAAGTTCAAGGAGATCACCTACGAACACGCCGAGGGGTTCGCGTCGGGCGAGCTGAAACACGGCCCGCTCGCCCTAGTGACGCCCCAGACGCCGGTGTTCGCGGTGTTCACCGGCGAGCACGACGAGAAGACCCTGAAGAACGCGAAGGAGGCCCAGACCCGCGGCGCGCCGATCGTGGCCGTCGCGAAGGAGGGTCACCCCGCCATCGAGGCGACCGACGCGCACCTCCCGATCCCGGACACCGACCCGATGTGGTCCGGACTGCTCGCGAACGTCCAGTTGCAGCTCGTGTCGTACCACGCGGCGAACGAACTCGGGCGATCGATCGACAAACCCCGAAACCTGGCGAAGAGCGTCACAGTCGAATGA
- a CDS encoding lipopolysaccharide biosynthesis protein, which yields MDRSITSGFLSFVGTKFVLLLLGLASSPLLTRLLGDEYGDYAFLMSVFAIFMIFVSSGVTDGVRKFLAEQRDEPEWDAHVVGFYFRIAALLAALGAGLLAAVSWLGLLTPFVDSPEFETYFYALAVLVVASQFREYARRTLMGFGLEHYSEPLRILGKVTFLATAVTLAYLGHGVVGVLAGHAVASSLVALCGFYFISRNVPLRSVFKIPSFDFPRREMLTFNGFSILLVLLMMSLYHVDIMMLRPLAGQEQTKYYKVALTLAEFLWFVPLSLQMVLMHSTSNLWANNNRERISTIAARVTRYTLLLTALMSIGIAVLAPTVIPVLYPDEYIASLTPLLLLLPGALGFALARPLLAIGQGKGDLKVLILATGVAAVMNLVLNYVLIQRYGMHGAAVATSVSYGSMCLLHIWSARRIGYDPLSDARLLRTLMTILLSVWPIYYLSTFIGNDYLALAVVPPAGLLIFLAFALLTGALGIGEILNVLQSFPSPIDQWATRTRNSLARVKYRSSVVDSIQAGLLVFGGLLFLVGIAVAATGPGLGIGDLGVPIPGSDNETGTGTPVPEPVGSPTTQSPAGTATDAPSSTPDSTPGDDPTGTDSPTDEPPGDDPPDDDDPPDNDPPDDDDPPDDDPSPTPTDEPPGTATPTESPPGTETDTPTGTATETPTEAPTSTPQPTETPTDTQTDTPTSTATPTPSETQTPTASETRTPTPSNTQTSTPTATATQTAEPTQTATTAGASSTDTSSTDSSTDSSTTTTSSTDTSSTSTSTSMLVVGRSVFADLTNVLSY from the coding sequence GTGGACCGAAGCATCACGAGTGGTTTCCTCTCGTTCGTCGGCACGAAGTTCGTGCTGCTCCTGCTGGGGCTGGCGTCCTCGCCGCTCCTGACCCGCCTGCTCGGCGACGAGTACGGGGACTACGCGTTCCTCATGTCGGTGTTCGCCATCTTCATGATCTTCGTCAGCTCCGGCGTCACGGACGGCGTGCGGAAGTTCCTCGCAGAGCAGCGCGACGAACCGGAGTGGGACGCGCACGTCGTCGGGTTCTACTTCCGGATCGCGGCGCTCCTCGCCGCCCTGGGGGCCGGGCTCCTCGCGGCGGTCTCGTGGCTGGGGCTCCTCACCCCGTTCGTGGACAGCCCGGAGTTCGAGACGTACTTCTACGCGCTCGCGGTGCTCGTCGTGGCGTCCCAGTTCCGGGAGTACGCCCGCCGGACGCTGATGGGGTTCGGGCTGGAACACTACTCCGAACCGCTTCGGATCCTCGGCAAGGTCACCTTCCTCGCGACCGCGGTGACGCTGGCGTATCTCGGTCACGGCGTCGTCGGCGTGCTCGCCGGACACGCCGTCGCGAGCAGCCTCGTCGCGCTCTGCGGCTTCTACTTCATCAGCCGGAACGTGCCGCTCAGGTCGGTGTTCAAGATCCCGTCGTTCGACTTCCCCCGGCGCGAGATGTTGACGTTCAACGGGTTCAGCATCCTGCTCGTGCTGCTGATGATGTCGCTGTACCACGTCGACATCATGATGCTCCGCCCGCTCGCCGGGCAGGAGCAGACCAAGTACTACAAGGTCGCGCTGACGCTCGCGGAGTTCCTCTGGTTCGTCCCGCTCTCGCTGCAGATGGTGTTGATGCACTCCACCTCCAACCTCTGGGCGAACAACAACCGGGAGCGCATCAGTACCATCGCCGCGCGGGTCACGCGGTACACCCTGCTGCTCACCGCGCTGATGTCCATCGGGATCGCGGTGCTCGCGCCCACGGTGATCCCCGTCCTCTATCCCGACGAGTACATCGCGAGCCTGACACCGCTCCTCCTGCTCCTGCCGGGCGCGCTCGGCTTCGCGCTCGCCCGGCCGCTGCTGGCAATCGGGCAGGGGAAGGGCGACCTGAAGGTGCTCATCCTGGCGACCGGCGTGGCCGCCGTGATGAACCTCGTGCTCAACTACGTGCTCATCCAGCGGTACGGAATGCACGGCGCCGCGGTGGCGACGAGCGTCAGCTACGGGTCGATGTGCCTGCTGCACATCTGGAGCGCGCGCCGCATCGGCTACGACCCGCTGTCGGACGCGCGGCTGCTCCGGACGCTGATGACCATCCTGCTCTCGGTCTGGCCGATCTACTACCTGTCGACGTTCATCGGGAACGACTACCTGGCGCTCGCCGTCGTCCCGCCGGCCGGTCTCCTGATCTTCCTGGCGTTCGCGCTGCTGACCGGCGCGCTCGGCATCGGCGAGATACTGAACGTGTTGCAGTCGTTCCCGAGCCCGATCGACCAGTGGGCGACCCGCACCAGGAACTCCCTCGCGCGGGTCAAGTACCGGTCGAGCGTCGTCGACTCCATCCAGGCGGGACTCCTCGTCTTCGGGGGGCTGCTCTTCCTCGTCGGGATCGCCGTCGCCGCCACCGGTCCGGGCCTCGGCATCGGCGACCTCGGCGTTCCCATCCCCGGTTCGGACAACGAGACCGGCACCGGGACGCCGGTGCCGGAGCCCGTCGGGTCGCCGACGACGCAGTCGCCCGCCGGGACCGCGACGGACGCGCCGTCGTCGACTCCCGACTCGACTCCGGGCGATGACCCGACGGGAACGGACTCGCCGACGGACGAACCGCCAGGGGACGATCCGCCGGACGACGACGATCCGCCGGACAACGACCCACCGGACGACGATGACCCGCCGGACGACGACCCGTCCCCGACGCCGACGGACGAACCGCCGGGGACGGCGACCCCGACGGAGTCGCCGCCGGGGACGGAGACCGACACGCCGACAGGCACGGCGACCGAGACGCCGACGGAGGCGCCGACGTCGACTCCGCAGCCGACGGAGACCCCGACGGACACGCAGACGGACACGCCAACGTCGACAGCCACACCGACGCCGTCGGAGACCCAGACCCCGACGGCGTCGGAAACTCGAACGCCGACGCCGTCGAATACGCAGACGTCGACGCCGACGGCGACCGCCACGCAGACGGCCGAACCGACGCAGACGGCGACGACGGCGGGGGCGTCGTCGACCGACACGTCCTCGACAGACTCCTCGACGGATTCCTCGACGACGACCACCTCGTCCACGGACACCTCGTCCACCTCGACGTCGACGTCGATGCTGGTGGTGGGACGGTCGGTGTTCGCCGACCTCACGAACGTCCTGTCGTACTGA